A section of the Kribbella sp. HUAS MG21 genome encodes:
- a CDS encoding ATP-binding protein, translating into MTDQAVEPRRLTPDELRTLFLFESLSDEQLRWLSDAGYVESVHDGTVFNEGDEATCCYVLLSGELRLCKLSHGELVEINRTGQRGVYAGAFNAFFGATDHKSYTATMQVTQPSEFFVVGAETMATMMNTWFPMAVHLIEGFVMGMRRTNETLGERERLLALGSLSAGLTHELNNPAAAAVRAAATLRQRVSGMRSKLAMLADGTLDATKLHQIVELQDDAVERLEKNKDKDVPPMELSDREDLLTDWLDDHDVQASWDVAPVLASAGLDVPWMENVLAVVGPKYLEGAVRWLMYTIDTESLMNEIDDSVTRISTLVGAAKQYSQIDRAPYQTVDLRELLKSTLVMMSGKLQGYEIVKDFDPELPAIPAYAAELNQVWTNIIDNAVSAMGGSGTLTIRTRRDGGYAVVEIGDTGPGIPEEIRRRIFEPFFTTKPIGEGTGLGLDISWRIVVKKHHGDLRVESEPGRTVFKIVLPLEPERELESDPALLS; encoded by the coding sequence ATGACTGACCAAGCTGTGGAACCGCGGCGGTTGACGCCTGACGAGCTGCGCACGCTGTTCCTCTTCGAGAGCCTGAGCGACGAGCAGCTGCGCTGGCTGTCCGACGCCGGGTACGTCGAGAGCGTGCACGACGGGACGGTCTTCAACGAGGGCGACGAGGCGACCTGCTGCTACGTCCTGCTCTCCGGTGAGCTCCGGCTGTGCAAGCTGTCGCACGGCGAGCTGGTGGAGATCAACCGGACCGGCCAGCGCGGGGTGTACGCCGGTGCGTTCAACGCGTTCTTCGGCGCCACCGACCACAAGTCGTACACGGCGACGATGCAGGTGACGCAGCCGTCGGAGTTCTTCGTCGTCGGCGCCGAGACGATGGCGACGATGATGAACACCTGGTTCCCGATGGCCGTGCACCTGATCGAGGGCTTCGTGATGGGCATGCGGCGGACCAACGAGACGCTCGGCGAGCGCGAGCGGCTGCTCGCCCTCGGCTCGTTGTCCGCGGGGCTGACTCACGAGCTGAACAACCCCGCTGCGGCGGCGGTCCGGGCCGCGGCGACGCTGCGGCAGCGGGTGTCGGGGATGCGGTCGAAGCTGGCGATGCTCGCCGACGGCACGCTCGACGCGACCAAGCTGCATCAGATCGTCGAGCTGCAGGACGACGCGGTCGAGCGGCTGGAGAAGAACAAGGACAAGGACGTTCCGCCGATGGAGCTGTCCGACCGCGAGGACCTGCTCACCGACTGGCTCGACGACCACGACGTGCAGGCCAGCTGGGACGTGGCGCCGGTGCTGGCGTCCGCCGGGCTGGACGTGCCGTGGATGGAGAACGTGCTGGCGGTGGTCGGCCCGAAGTACCTCGAGGGCGCCGTCCGGTGGCTGATGTACACGATCGACACCGAGTCGCTGATGAACGAGATCGACGACTCGGTCACCCGGATCTCGACACTCGTTGGTGCCGCCAAGCAGTACTCGCAGATCGACCGGGCGCCGTACCAGACCGTCGACCTGCGCGAGCTGCTGAAGTCGACGCTGGTGATGATGTCGGGCAAGCTGCAGGGGTACGAGATCGTCAAGGACTTCGATCCCGAGCTGCCCGCGATCCCGGCGTACGCCGCGGAGCTCAACCAGGTCTGGACGAACATCATCGACAACGCGGTGAGCGCGATGGGCGGCTCCGGGACGCTGACGATCCGCACGCGGCGCGACGGCGGCTACGCGGTCGTGGAGATCGGCGACACCGGTCCGGGGATCCCGGAGGAGATCCGGCGGCGGATCTTCGAGCCGTTCTTCACCACGAAGCCGATCGGCGAGGGCACCGGCCTGGGCCTCGACATCTCCTGGCGGATCGTCGTCAAGAAACACCACGGCGACCTCCGCGTCGAGTCCGAGCCCGGTCGCACCGTGTTCAAGATCGTCCTGCCCCTCGAGCCCGAACGCGAACTGGAGTCCGACCCGGCGCTGCTGTCCTAA
- a CDS encoding phosphotransferase, whose product MSDRLPGGFDRGAELVDGTVRRTPGPWTPSVQALLAHLEAAGFDGAPRPLGFDAAGREVVSFLDGQTVGTSRPWPAWTHSDAALVDVATWLRRYHTAVADFVPPASSCWREGGAWTPGQIIAHNDAAPYNAVWNDIGLVGFVDWDMAGPVTAELDAAWVAFSWVPFHASHVIAAEGFTDLGARPRRLELFLRTYRWPGTTRDFADLIAARISHQLSVLTGNADAGDPTYRKIVDAGRARDLEVALEELRAAGPAD is encoded by the coding sequence ATGTCCGATCGGTTGCCAGGTGGGTTCGACCGCGGTGCGGAGCTGGTCGACGGCACGGTCCGTCGTACACCGGGGCCGTGGACGCCATCGGTCCAGGCGTTGCTCGCCCACCTGGAGGCGGCTGGGTTCGACGGTGCGCCCCGGCCGCTCGGGTTCGACGCGGCCGGGCGCGAGGTGGTCAGCTTCCTCGACGGGCAGACCGTCGGTACGTCGAGACCGTGGCCGGCCTGGACCCACAGCGACGCGGCGTTGGTTGATGTAGCGACTTGGCTTCGCCGGTACCACACCGCCGTCGCCGACTTCGTTCCCCCGGCGTCGTCGTGCTGGCGCGAGGGCGGCGCCTGGACACCCGGCCAGATCATCGCCCACAACGACGCGGCGCCGTACAACGCAGTGTGGAACGACATCGGCCTGGTCGGTTTCGTCGACTGGGACATGGCCGGCCCCGTCACTGCCGAACTCGACGCCGCCTGGGTCGCGTTCTCGTGGGTCCCGTTCCACGCGTCCCACGTGATCGCCGCCGAGGGTTTCACCGACCTCGGCGCGCGACCGCGCCGGCTGGAGCTCTTCCTCCGGACCTACCGGTGGCCGGGCACCACCCGGGACTTCGCGGACCTGATCGCGGCCCGCATCTCCCACCAGCTGTCCGTTCTCACGGGCAACGCCGACGCGGGCGATCCGACGTACCGGAAGATCGTCGACGCCGGGCGTGCCCGTGATCTCGAAGTAGCCCTCGAAGAGCTCCGCGCCGCGGGTCCGGCTGACTGA
- a CDS encoding alpha/beta hydrolase, translating to MSTSKPVAAWSPPLPEAPGFDHFVVEPPGLRTHVAAIGEGEPVVMLHGFPQHWWQWRAVAPAIAAAGYRVLCPDLRGAGWTVADDPRVERETRLRDLLALFDALGIERAHVVSHDMGVITAMQLSYEHPERIRTAVQLSVPPGFCTFSPKMAPGFRHLPPFIWHRPGASLRGVFSAAYVAHPLPEATIEAHLAPLRRPEIDGAVRPLTRGMILPEALRMMRGTYRRRRLTVPTLVVFGRRDRPWTEEVLSRICRNPERYADRVEFTYVDDAAHFITDDAPAEVADRTLDWFARAA from the coding sequence ATGTCCACATCCAAACCTGTCGCCGCCTGGTCACCGCCCTTGCCAGAGGCCCCCGGCTTCGATCATTTCGTCGTCGAACCACCCGGCCTGCGCACCCACGTCGCGGCCATCGGAGAGGGTGAACCGGTCGTGATGTTGCACGGCTTCCCCCAGCACTGGTGGCAGTGGCGCGCCGTCGCGCCGGCCATCGCCGCCGCGGGGTACCGCGTCCTCTGCCCCGACCTGCGCGGCGCCGGCTGGACCGTCGCCGACGACCCGCGGGTCGAGCGCGAGACCCGGCTCCGCGACCTGCTCGCCCTGTTCGACGCCCTCGGCATCGAACGCGCGCACGTCGTCTCCCACGACATGGGCGTCATCACCGCGATGCAGCTGAGCTACGAACACCCCGAGCGGATACGGACCGCCGTACAACTCTCGGTGCCGCCGGGCTTCTGCACCTTCAGCCCGAAGATGGCGCCGGGCTTCCGGCACCTGCCGCCGTTCATCTGGCACCGCCCGGGCGCCTCCCTGCGGGGGGTCTTCTCCGCGGCGTACGTCGCCCATCCATTGCCGGAGGCGACCATCGAGGCGCACCTCGCCCCGCTGCGCCGACCCGAGATCGACGGCGCCGTGCGTCCGCTCACCCGGGGCATGATCCTGCCCGAAGCGCTGCGGATGATGCGCGGGACCTACCGCCGGCGGCGGCTCACGGTGCCGACCCTGGTCGTCTTCGGCCGGCGGGACCGCCCCTGGACGGAGGAGGTCCTGAGCCGGATCTGCCGCAATCCGGAGCGGTACGCCGACCGCGTCGAGTTCACGTACGTCGACGACGCGGCCCACTTCATCACCGACGACGCCCCGGCCGAGGTCGCCGACCGCACCCTCGACTGGTTCGCCCGCGCTGCCTGA
- a CDS encoding TetR family transcriptional regulator: MPAATRKRGLEAAVELLGAEGVRALSHARVDERAGLPPGSTSNWFRTRRALLGGVVDWIAERERADFDPSVAASISDVDELIDGLCTVIELQSGPFATRTRARYALFLELAEDPELSEPLRRQRREFERWTERMVAAVGIADPVPATRAVMALGDGLLLHRLTVDRELQVRPAVERAIRGLAAT; encoded by the coding sequence ATGCCGGCGGCGACCCGGAAACGCGGGCTCGAGGCGGCCGTGGAGCTGCTCGGCGCGGAGGGTGTTCGCGCGCTGTCCCATGCGCGGGTCGACGAACGCGCGGGCCTGCCGCCCGGCTCGACCTCGAACTGGTTCCGCACCCGCCGCGCACTGCTCGGCGGGGTCGTCGACTGGATCGCCGAGCGGGAGCGAGCCGACTTCGACCCGTCCGTGGCGGCGTCGATATCGGACGTCGACGAGCTGATCGACGGCTTGTGTACGGTGATCGAACTGCAGTCCGGGCCCTTCGCCACCCGGACCCGCGCCCGTTACGCGCTCTTCCTCGAGCTGGCCGAGGACCCGGAGCTCAGCGAGCCGCTGCGGCGGCAGCGCCGCGAGTTCGAGCGGTGGACCGAGCGGATGGTGGCCGCGGTCGGGATCGCCGATCCGGTGCCGGCGACGCGAGCCGTGATGGCTCTCGGCGACGGGCTCCTCCTGCACCGGCTCACCGTCGACCGCGAGCTCCAGGTGCGGCCCGCCGTCGAACGCGCGATCCGCGGCCTCGCGGCGACCTGA
- a CDS encoding sugar kinase, which produces MTDLLTLGETMVSVRTARPMRLGGDAHLSIAGSESNVAIGVARLGHDVTWLSAVGNDEPGRLIERTLRAENVRPRIRFADDAFTGFIAFDQPSHDITRVSYHRRGSAASTLTPEETTSAVEELAPNLLHVTGITPALSASARAATLAAVRTAAAEVSLDVNYRARLWSRPEAASALRELLPHVHTVFASDDELDLLTDAADPIADLLAGPSVTTVVVTAGGKGAWSHTKGTEVQTIHRPALPVTVVDSIGAGDAFVSGYLSATLDGLAVEARLDRATTSGAFCVTAYGDWESLPTRDDLTLLTHTQGTALR; this is translated from the coding sequence ATGACCGATCTGCTGACGCTCGGCGAGACGATGGTCTCGGTGCGGACCGCGCGGCCGATGCGGCTCGGCGGCGACGCCCACCTGTCGATCGCCGGCTCGGAGAGCAATGTGGCCATCGGCGTCGCGCGGCTCGGCCACGACGTCACCTGGTTGAGTGCCGTGGGCAACGACGAACCGGGTCGGCTGATCGAGCGGACGTTGCGCGCCGAGAACGTGCGGCCGCGGATCCGGTTCGCCGACGATGCGTTCACCGGGTTCATCGCGTTCGACCAGCCGTCGCACGACATCACCCGGGTCAGCTACCACCGCCGCGGCTCGGCCGCCTCGACGCTCACTCCCGAGGAGACCACCTCGGCTGTCGAGGAGCTGGCGCCGAACTTGCTCCACGTCACCGGCATCACGCCGGCCCTGTCCGCGTCGGCCCGGGCCGCGACGTTGGCCGCCGTACGTACGGCGGCCGCCGAGGTCTCGTTGGACGTGAACTATCGCGCCAGGCTCTGGTCCCGACCTGAAGCAGCCAGTGCTCTGCGCGAGCTCCTCCCCCACGTCCACACCGTCTTCGCCTCCGACGACGAACTGGACCTGCTGACCGACGCGGCCGACCCGATCGCCGACCTGCTCGCCGGTCCGTCCGTCACCACCGTGGTCGTCACGGCCGGCGGCAAGGGCGCGTGGTCGCACACCAAGGGCACCGAGGTGCAGACGATCCACCGGCCCGCTCTCCCGGTGACGGTGGTGGACAGCATCGGTGCGGGTGACGCTTTTGTCTCCGGGTACCTGTCGGCGACCCTCGACGGCCTCGCCGTGGAAGCACGCCTCGACCGGGCCACCACCTCCGGCGCCTTCTGCGTCACGGCGTACGGCGATTGGGAATCGCTCCCCACCCGCGACGACCTGACGCTCCTCACCCACACGCAGGGCACTGCCCTCCGCTGA
- a CDS encoding bifunctional 4-hydroxy-2-oxoglutarate aldolase/2-dehydro-3-deoxy-phosphogluconate aldolase, protein MDLLAELRSRKLLAIIRADGADTALACVQTLVEAGITALEISLTTPGAADAIATARAQYDPDILIGAGTVVTAAQADEVAAAHADFTVTPAITRGAHRSVEVGLPLLCGALTPTEVVAALDLGATAVKIFPAKLHGPGYLSELRAPLPDAPLIAVGGIDAVSAPRYLAAGALAVGVGSPLLGDAATGGSLSELAIRAGTFRTELGI, encoded by the coding sequence ATGGATCTGCTTGCCGAACTGCGCAGCCGGAAACTCCTCGCGATCATCCGCGCCGACGGGGCCGACACCGCCCTCGCCTGCGTCCAGACCCTGGTCGAGGCGGGCATCACCGCGCTCGAGATCTCGCTCACCACGCCCGGCGCTGCCGACGCGATCGCCACGGCGCGGGCGCAGTACGACCCGGACATCCTGATCGGCGCCGGCACCGTGGTCACCGCCGCCCAGGCCGACGAGGTCGCGGCGGCGCACGCCGACTTCACGGTCACGCCCGCGATCACCCGCGGCGCGCACCGCTCGGTCGAGGTCGGCCTCCCGCTGCTCTGCGGCGCGCTCACGCCGACCGAGGTGGTCGCCGCCCTCGACCTCGGCGCGACCGCCGTCAAGATCTTCCCCGCCAAGCTGCACGGCCCCGGGTACCTCTCCGAGCTGCGCGCCCCGCTCCCGGACGCACCACTGATCGCCGTCGGCGGGATCGACGCCGTGTCCGCGCCGAGGTACCTCGCGGCCGGTGCGCTCGCGGTCGGCGTCGGGTCGCCGCTGCTCGGCGACGCGGCGACCGGCGGTTCGCTCTCCGAACTGGCGATCCGGGCCGGCACCTTCCGCACCGAACTCGGCATCTGA
- a CDS encoding sialidase family protein has protein sequence MPRLLVALALVAAALTFPAPPAQAAVTQTVLFNKGDAGYGCYRIPAIVKTKTGALLAFAEARRAWCADSQEIDLVMRRSDDDGRTWSAPQTVLSGTDADPNAVATRGNPAPIVDYETGRIVLLTTMDPGTTSRPRTPYVQLSDDDGRTWSKARNIGDQIDDPAWGWYATGPVHGIQLTRGAHAGRLVAGTNYDNGAGKNAGQLVYSDDHGVTWHKGATDLRSDATPQEISVVEKVDGGVYAGARNNAGTSGASRMAAVSNDGGHTFSAPFSTIDGLTTPVVQGSLQRLRAVDRGDKYNRILFAAPADPDRRRYMTIRSSFDEGKTWQSVAEGTRITSDWSGYSDMAILDTGEIGLLYEGGTVDARDQIRFARFTENDIGHPDAPLGPTTPDVSGLHNDSYLRGGTTAVAGKFGQARDLDGVDDAIQLPFAESLAVGAGDFTAMAWIKYGASTAQQAIFWGYGINTYSQFWLRAEPADSRIRGLITTNGNTAAVQTTKAYNDNTWHHVALQRKAGTLSIWVDGVQSASVTAPAGSVSPGRPFKMYVGQRLDGLHHFDGALDEVRIYKRALTATELNSIRTTNSTSVPNAVLDLPLG, from the coding sequence ATGCCCAGGCTCCTCGTCGCGCTGGCTCTTGTCGCGGCCGCGCTGACCTTCCCGGCTCCACCGGCCCAGGCGGCCGTCACCCAGACCGTGCTGTTCAACAAGGGCGACGCCGGCTACGGCTGCTACCGCATTCCCGCGATCGTGAAGACCAAGACCGGCGCGCTGCTCGCGTTCGCCGAGGCCCGCCGCGCCTGGTGCGCGGACTCCCAGGAGATCGACCTGGTGATGCGCCGCTCCGACGACGACGGCCGCACCTGGTCGGCGCCCCAGACCGTCCTGTCCGGTACCGACGCCGACCCGAACGCGGTCGCCACCCGCGGCAACCCCGCCCCGATCGTCGACTACGAGACCGGCCGGATCGTGCTGCTGACCACGATGGATCCCGGGACGACGAGCCGGCCGCGGACGCCGTACGTCCAACTCAGTGACGACGACGGCCGGACATGGAGCAAGGCGCGGAACATCGGCGACCAGATCGACGACCCGGCGTGGGGCTGGTACGCGACCGGGCCCGTCCACGGCATCCAGCTCACCCGCGGCGCGCACGCCGGGCGGCTGGTCGCCGGTACCAACTACGACAACGGCGCCGGCAAGAACGCGGGCCAGCTCGTGTACAGCGACGACCACGGCGTCACCTGGCACAAGGGCGCGACCGATCTCAGGTCGGACGCCACGCCGCAGGAGATCAGCGTCGTCGAGAAGGTCGACGGCGGCGTGTACGCCGGTGCGCGCAACAACGCGGGCACGTCGGGCGCGAGCCGGATGGCCGCGGTCAGCAACGACGGCGGTCACACGTTTTCCGCACCGTTTTCCACGATCGACGGGCTGACCACGCCGGTCGTCCAGGGCTCGCTGCAACGGCTGCGGGCGGTCGACCGGGGCGACAAGTACAACCGGATCCTGTTCGCGGCGCCCGCGGACCCGGACCGCAGGCGGTACATGACGATCCGGTCCAGCTTCGACGAGGGCAAGACCTGGCAGTCTGTTGCCGAGGGCACCCGAATCACCAGTGACTGGTCCGGGTACTCCGACATGGCGATCCTGGACACCGGTGAGATCGGCCTGCTGTACGAGGGCGGCACGGTCGACGCCCGCGACCAGATCCGGTTCGCGCGCTTCACCGAGAACGACATCGGCCACCCCGACGCACCGCTCGGCCCGACGACGCCGGACGTGTCCGGCCTGCACAACGACAGCTACCTGCGCGGCGGCACGACGGCGGTGGCCGGCAAGTTCGGGCAGGCGCGCGACCTCGACGGGGTCGACGACGCGATCCAGTTGCCGTTCGCCGAGTCGCTCGCGGTCGGCGCGGGGGACTTCACCGCGATGGCCTGGATCAAGTACGGCGCGTCCACCGCGCAGCAGGCGATCTTCTGGGGGTACGGGATCAACACGTACTCCCAGTTCTGGCTCCGCGCCGAGCCCGCGGACAGCCGGATCCGCGGCCTGATCACGACCAACGGCAACACCGCCGCGGTCCAGACGACGAAGGCCTACAACGACAACACCTGGCACCACGTCGCCCTGCAACGCAAGGCCGGCACGCTGTCGATCTGGGTCGACGGCGTCCAGTCCGCGAGCGTCACCGCCCCGGCCGGATCGGTCAGCCCCGGCAGGCCCTTCAAGATGTACGTCGGCCAGCGCCTCGACGGCCTGCACCACTTCGACGGTGCGCTGGACGAGGTCCGCATCTACAAGCGCGCCCTGACGGCGACCGAGCTCAACAGCATCCGCACCACCAACAGCACGTCCGTGCCCAACGCGGTCCTCGACCTGCCTCTCGGTTGA
- the dgoD gene encoding galactonate dehydratase: MKIERIETFLVPPRWLFCRIETSDGVVGWGEPVVEGRAEVVRTAIDVLSEYLIGRDPLQIERHWQVLTKGGFYRGGPVLSSAVAGLDHALWDIAGQVYGAPVAALLGGRVRDRVRVYAWVGGDEPAAVGDAVAEQVAAGMTAVKMNASGLIRPSPSVAEINDIVNRLAAAREVLGDTRDVAIDLHGRVGVAAARRILHAVEELQPMFVEEPVLPEQMAHLPEVVATSTVPVALGERLYHRSDFLAPLDAGVAVVQPDVSHAGGISELRRIAVLADAHGAMLAPHCPLGPISLAASLQVSFATPNFLIQEQSRGIHYNLTSDLTSYVVDPAPFTWVNGHAEWNPRPGLGITIDEAAVRAADRTGHTWRNPVWTHDDGSFAEW, translated from the coding sequence GTGAAGATCGAGAGGATCGAGACGTTCCTGGTCCCGCCGCGCTGGCTGTTCTGCCGGATCGAGACCAGCGACGGTGTCGTCGGCTGGGGCGAGCCGGTGGTCGAGGGCCGCGCGGAGGTGGTGCGGACCGCGATCGACGTCCTGTCGGAGTACCTGATCGGCCGGGACCCGCTGCAGATCGAGCGGCACTGGCAGGTACTGACCAAGGGCGGCTTCTACCGTGGCGGGCCGGTGCTCAGCAGCGCGGTCGCCGGGCTGGACCACGCGCTCTGGGACATCGCCGGCCAGGTGTACGGCGCCCCGGTGGCGGCGCTGCTCGGCGGCCGGGTGCGCGACCGGGTGCGGGTGTACGCGTGGGTCGGCGGGGACGAACCGGCCGCCGTCGGTGACGCCGTCGCGGAGCAGGTTGCGGCCGGGATGACCGCCGTGAAGATGAACGCGAGCGGGCTGATCCGGCCCTCGCCGTCCGTTGCCGAGATCAACGACATCGTGAACCGGCTGGCCGCTGCCCGGGAGGTGCTCGGCGACACGCGGGACGTCGCGATCGACCTGCACGGCCGCGTCGGCGTGGCGGCGGCGCGGCGGATCCTGCACGCGGTCGAGGAGCTGCAGCCGATGTTCGTCGAGGAACCGGTGCTGCCGGAGCAGATGGCACACCTGCCGGAAGTGGTCGCGACCTCGACGGTCCCGGTCGCACTCGGCGAGCGGCTCTACCACCGCTCCGATTTCCTGGCGCCGCTGGACGCGGGCGTCGCGGTCGTCCAGCCCGACGTCTCGCACGCCGGCGGCATCTCGGAGCTGCGGCGGATCGCCGTACTCGCCGATGCGCACGGAGCGATGCTCGCGCCGCACTGCCCGCTCGGACCGATCTCGCTGGCGGCCTCGTTGCAGGTGTCGTTCGCGACGCCGAACTTCCTGATCCAGGAGCAGAGCCGGGGTATTCACTACAACCTGACCAGCGACCTCACGTCGTACGTCGTCGACCCGGCGCCGTTCACCTGGGTCAACGGGCATGCCGAGTGGAATCCCCGGCCGGGACTCGGAATCACGATCGACGAGGCCGCGGTCCGCGCGGCCGACCGGACCGGTCACACCTGGCGCAACCCGGTGTGGACGCACGACGACGGTTCCTTCGCCGAATGGTGA
- a CDS encoding FadR/GntR family transcriptional regulator, whose product MRESRVTGMQRGVSRGLHGQIVEVMAQRILSGQIPEGATINVTDLQTDLGVSLTAVREALKVLTAKGLVDARQKRGTFVRPRSDWNLLDADMIRWHFKDADARPELLEELHEVRGIVEPAAARLAAVRADESHLTALDEALAAMESAGDDLAAVTADLAFHRALLAATGNELLTKMEVIMETGLADRDRLVHKVKPSDDPVPSHRRVVDAVRAHDPEGAELAMRELLAKAAEDLTEVRGTASRSTGQRSGRGSTRGRRS is encoded by the coding sequence GTGAGGGAGAGCAGGGTGACGGGGATGCAACGCGGGGTGTCGCGGGGGCTGCACGGGCAGATCGTGGAGGTGATGGCGCAGCGGATCCTGTCGGGACAGATCCCGGAAGGCGCGACGATCAACGTCACGGACCTGCAGACCGACCTCGGTGTCAGCCTGACCGCCGTCCGCGAGGCGCTGAAGGTGCTGACCGCGAAGGGCCTGGTCGACGCGCGGCAGAAGCGCGGGACGTTCGTCCGGCCGCGGTCGGACTGGAACCTGCTCGACGCGGACATGATCCGCTGGCACTTCAAGGACGCCGACGCCCGGCCGGAACTGCTCGAGGAACTGCACGAGGTCCGCGGCATCGTCGAGCCGGCCGCCGCCCGCTTGGCCGCCGTACGCGCCGACGAGTCGCATCTGACCGCGCTCGACGAGGCACTGGCGGCGATGGAGTCCGCGGGTGACGACCTCGCCGCGGTGACCGCGGACCTCGCGTTCCACCGGGCGCTGCTCGCGGCGACCGGCAACGAACTGCTGACGAAGATGGAAGTGATCATGGAGACGGGGCTCGCCGACCGGGACCGGCTGGTGCACAAGGTCAAGCCGTCCGACGATCCGGTGCCGAGTCACCGGCGGGTCGTCGACGCGGTCCGCGCGCACGACCCGGAAGGCGCCGAGCTCGCGATGCGCGAACTGCTCGCGAAGGCCGCCGAGGACCTGACCGAGGTGCGCGGTACGGCGAGTCGCAGTACCGGGCAGCGATCGGGGCGGGGATCGACGCGGGGGCGGCGCTCGTGA
- a CDS encoding SDR family NAD(P)-dependent oxidoreductase translates to MNFEEARVRLAGRVIVVTGAASGIGAACAERALTEGAQVVQVDVQPCKELPGKAISVVGDVAAPDTWAEVRSRGRDELGPIDGLVSNAVVVEVKPAHELTPLSWQRQLDVNLTAAFLGFQALYDDLVAGAGSVVLVSSVHALAGLPGHPAYAATKGALVALGRQLAVEYGRSIRVNSVLPGPVVTAMWDRVDAEGRERSAQATALKRLGQPDEVAQAVAFLLSHEASFVTATSLVVDGGWSAVKDSA, encoded by the coding sequence GTGAACTTCGAGGAGGCGCGGGTGCGGCTGGCTGGACGGGTGATCGTGGTGACCGGAGCTGCGTCGGGGATCGGCGCGGCCTGTGCGGAACGCGCGCTGACCGAGGGCGCGCAGGTCGTGCAGGTCGACGTACAGCCCTGCAAAGAGCTGCCTGGCAAGGCGATCAGCGTCGTCGGCGACGTCGCGGCGCCGGACACCTGGGCGGAGGTCAGGTCGCGCGGCCGCGACGAGCTCGGCCCGATCGACGGCCTGGTCAGCAACGCGGTCGTCGTCGAGGTGAAGCCTGCGCACGAGCTCACCCCCCTGTCCTGGCAACGCCAGCTCGACGTCAACCTGACGGCCGCGTTCCTCGGCTTCCAGGCGCTGTACGACGACCTCGTCGCCGGCGCGGGCTCCGTCGTCCTCGTGTCGTCGGTGCACGCACTGGCAGGACTTCCCGGGCATCCGGCGTACGCCGCGACGAAGGGCGCACTGGTCGCGCTCGGACGGCAGCTCGCGGTCGAGTACGGCCGGTCGATCCGGGTGAACAGCGTGCTGCCGGGGCCGGTCGTGACCGCGATGTGGGACCGCGTCGACGCCGAGGGCCGCGAGCGGAGCGCCCAGGCGACTGCGCTCAAGCGGCTCGGGCAACCGGACGAGGTGGCGCAGGCGGTGGCGTTCCTGTTGTCGCACGAGGCGTCGTTCGTCACCGCGACCAGCCTGGTGGTCGACGGCGGATGGTCCGCTGTGAAGGACTCGGCGTGA